DNA from Leptospira bandrabouensis:
CTTCACTAAAAAATAATTCAAATCCAATGCGAAGACAAACAGGATCATCTTCGATGGAAACATTGCTAGGTAAAATTAAATTCATTACATAAAATGTATTCGATTCTGCTTCTTCTAAAAAAACTTCTGTAGCATCCCATTCATCAAATTCTTCTACACCGGGTTTACGAAATTCTTTTAAAATTTCATCGAAGGGTTCTGTGATGTAGTTAAATTCACCTGATTCACTATCGATGATAAACTGAATATGGTGGCAACCTGGCCCCTCTTCCTCTAATGGACTTAAGACCAAACTACCACAAGCTGGGCAATGGATGACGGGATCGATTGCACCGCTTGGCCAATTGATATTGATGGTTTCGATCATGTTGCAAACCTCAGGTCCCCATCCTAATGGAACTCATTCTTAGGGAAACTGGAATTTGTTTTTCTTTGTAAAAAACCACTTAAAACTTCAAATGAAAAAGATAGATAGAATTTACAATAAATACGATATTTTAATTCTATCAAAAAAGAAATGGGAATCACTGCCGAATACCAATCTGCTTTTACATCCAGCTTTCAGGAGTTTTTTGGAAATGCTAAAGATGTGGGTTGGGAACTTTACCACCTGAGTTCAGAACCGGATAATGATTTTCCTAGTTGGTTAACCTTTACCATCAGAAATCCGTTAGGTGGAAGAGCATTAGTATTTCGTTATCATCACCAAGAGAACAAATTTTATGCCCATCTCAAGGTCCAAGTCATTCCAGGAGAAGAAAACTGGAGTTTAGACCAGTTATTTCATAAAAAAGGATACACAGATCTCGATGCTGATGATATCCTTTCTTCCGGTGGAGAGTGGCTCTTTTTTTCACTCGCACGTCACTACTTCGGAATTATCATATCGTTCTGTCCACGGATTCTAGAGCCTGATTATTTTTTAGATTGAGACTTTTTATTCCGGTCATCGGCAAGGACTTGGTTCCATAAAAATCCCCAAATAAAAAACGTCGAGTTGATATAAGTATACAACATAAGAACTACCATTTTAGAAATCAGATCGTAAGCTAAGGAATAATTCACTCCTACGTTTTTCATTTTTAAATAAAACTGAAATCCAAAACTCATTCCAAGAACCAAAAGAGAGGCAAAAATGGCTCCGGGTAAATTCTCTTTTAAAGTCGTTTTTGCTTTGGTAATATAAGCATAATAAAATGTAAATAGTCCAATGCTATAGGGTAAAATAATGAGAGAGACAGATAAATAAGGATGGTTTCGAAAAAAACCAAATCGAAACTTTTGGAACAACAACCTTTCTGTTTGCACCATTCCATAAGTTAAATAAAAATACAAAACAAGTAAAACAAGAGAGATCACAAGCAAACGAAAGTTAATCCACTGAGATGCGATAAATCCAACTTTGGTTTCATCCCGAGAAATAAACCGAAGGGCTTTGGATATGGTTCCAAAAATCGTTAAACTCGAAAAAAAGGAAATCGCTATGCTAAGAGCAATTACATTATAACTCTTAACTTTTGTTAGATTTTCGACACTTTTGTCAATGGGTTGGAAAATGGGAGCCGGTAAAAATTTTCCAATTTGATCCGTCATCAAATTGATGGTTTTTGGATCTTGCAAAAGTCCAAGTAAGGTCACAAAAACAACGAGAAGCGGAAAAAGCGTAAGAAGAAAAGTAAAGGAAAGTTCCGAAGCAAGTCCGTGGACATCATACAGGTAAACTTCGCTGAAAAATCGTCGGAGTCGTTTCATGAGGTCAAT
Protein-coding regions in this window:
- a CDS encoding YihY/virulence factor BrkB family protein, with the protein product MKRLRRFFSEVYLYDVHGLASELSFTFLLTLFPLLVVFVTLLGLLQDPKTINLMTDQIGKFLPAPIFQPIDKSVENLTKVKSYNVIALSIAISFFSSLTIFGTISKALRFISRDETKVGFIASQWINFRLLVISLVLLVLYFYLTYGMVQTERLLFQKFRFGFFRNHPYLSVSLIILPYSIGLFTFYYAYITKAKTTLKENLPGAIFASLLVLGMSFGFQFYLKMKNVGVNYSLAYDLISKMVVLMLYTYINSTFFIWGFLWNQVLADDRNKKSQSKK